One genomic region from Colletotrichum lupini chromosome 7, complete sequence encodes:
- a CDS encoding succinate-semialdehyde dehydrogenase: MPITLHRAVAPASRFVPRTIFRSVRTPYIPFTLRAASTMVPKLKDPSLLKQDVCYVNGEWVKAKSGKTFDVTGMSPSPLTILTLCIYLDMYGKSWKRQETNNHTDPATGTKIASCPEFSAADTDAAIAAAATAFETFRTKTGRERSKLLRKWYDLMMENAEDLTTLITWENGKPVADAKGEVTYAANFFEWFSEEAPRIYGDTIPSSVPGNRVWTIKEPVGVCGLITPWNFPAAMITRKIGPALATGCTVVCKAPGETPFTSLAIAELGHRAGIPAGVVNVVTSLDNTPEVGEALTTNPTVKKISFTGSTNVGKLLMKQCSGTLKKLSMELGGNAPFIVFDDADVDAAVAGAIASKFRSSGQTCVCANRLYIQSGVYDEFTRKFAAKVEEFKVGNGFEEGTTHGPLIHDRAIDKVESHVRDAEQKGGKVVVGGNKISTLGHNFYEPTVITGMTKDMAMSSEETFGPVAGLFKFETEEEVVKLANATNVGLAGYFFSRDIQRVHRVAEHLEVGMVGVNTGLISDPAAPFGGVKESGFGREGSLLGVSEYQVTKMVTYGGMGQPLQK; encoded by the exons CTCAAAGACCCCTCGCTCCTGAAGCAGGATGTCTGCTACGTCAACGGCGAATGGGTAAAGGCAAAGTCTGGCAAGACCTTTGACGTGACCGGTATGTCCCCCTCTCCCCTTACAATCCTGACTTTGTGCATATATCTAGACATGTATGGAAAATCATGGAAAAGACAGGAGACTAACAACCATACAGACCCCGCCACCGGCACCAAGATCGCATCATGCCCCGAGTTCTCCGCAGCCGACACGGACGCCgccatcgccgccgccgccaccgcgTTCGAGACCTTCCGCACCAAGACGGGCCGCGAGCGCTCCAAGCTGCTGCGCAAGTGGTACGACCTCATGATGGAGAACGCAGAGGACCTGACCACCCTCATCACCTGGGAGAACGGCAAGCCCGTCGCCGACGCCAAGGGTGAGGTCACCTACGCCGCCAACTTTTTCGAGTGGTTCAGCGAGGAGGCTCCCCGTATCTACGGTGACACTATCCCCTCCTCCGTCCCCGGAAACCGCGTCTGGACAATCAAGGAGCCCGTTGGTGTCTGCGGTCTCATCACACC ATGGAACTTCCCCGCCGCAATGATCACCCGCAAAATCGGCCCCGCCCTCGCGACAGGCTGCACCGTAGTCTGCAAAGCCCCCGGCGAAACCCCCTTCACCTCCCTCGCCATCGCCGAACTAGGCCACCGCGCCGGCATCCCCGCCGGCGTCGTCAACGTCGTCACCTCGCTCGACAACACCCCCGAAGTCGGCGAGGCTCTGACCACCAACCCGACCGTCAAGAAGATCTCTTTCACAGGCTCCACAAACGTCGGCAAGCTCCTCATGAAGCAGTGCTCCGGCACCCTCAAAAAGCTCTCCATGGAACTCGGCGGCAACGCCCCCTTCATCGTCTTTGACGACGCCGACGTCGATGCCGCGGTGGCCGGAGCGATCGCCTCCAAGTTTAGGTCCTCGGGCCAGACGTGCGTATGCGCGAACAGGTTGTACATCCAGAGCGGCGTCTACGACGAGTTTACGCGGAAATTCGCCGCAAAGGTGGAGGAATTCAAGGTCGGCAACGGCTTCGAGGAGGGAACCACCCACGGCCCCTTGATCCACGACCGCGCCATCGACAAAGTGGAATCCCACGTCCGCGACGCGGAGCAGAAAGGCGGCAAAGTCGTCGTGGGCGGCAACAAGATTTCCACGCTCGGCCACAACTTTTACGAGCCGACCGTTATTACGGGTATGACCAAGGACATGGCCATGTCGAGCGAGGAGACGTTCGGTCCCGTTGCGGGGCTGTTCAAGTTCGAGACGGAAGAGGAGGTCGTGAAGCTGGCGAACGCGACGAACGTCGGGTTGGCGGGGTACTTCTTCTCGAGGGACATTCAGCGCGTGCACCGCGTCGCCGAGCATCTTGAGGTCGGTATGGTGGGCGTCAACACGGGCTTGATTTCGGATCCGGCGGCGCCGTTTGGTGGTGTCAAGGAGTCTGGGTTCGGGAGGGAGGGGTCGCTCTTGGGTGTTTCCGAGTACCAGGTCACCAAGATGGTTACGTACGGCGGTATGGGCCAGCCTCTGCAGAAGTGA
- a CDS encoding RNA polymerase I specific transcription initiation factor, with protein sequence MTAHEESWDLDTDEIRSVDSEELYETRPNRWMGNKATWNTYTQEERLLHRSMEQLRNRDLSVHLYNAFALRNRAVRPSAAGQPEEADTDRPLEEIVDSGEWRPPNLWTAWPMNSRIVPGDDFLKETHDEDDEFTTRSRKKKLPSTALEEELTATILRQAKERFLRRQRRAREREEAARTRDESANERAAASSTSAHSSAVSDEDDEDEQGNTSPPSGQGAQAAGMSDVEIEKPNRSKTYEPVVSANDELSADLLRPSVRHILSTLDNTLTALHNARLAGLSYMTDSSASATDVEDDNASDAASVSSAASRASSSASKRKKKGRPRSKAPRTPEPEWTRALERRGRPKKVAVPLPGETEKEMKIRIARASKKRIPFSSDEEDAAAAAETEGEDAVVKRDEEGSGVETSRSRPPRKRRDLPAEARAEAKIKARETMLGNWGLRDWSDVVGAASLSGFKPDVVARAAQRCADLFGQGMEMRTLSEGPATKGPKPQTTRYVPGGGGSSDRRGGGGATAPYAGASSSEDSEEERPVVRARRFGAASSRQNSLARDSIPPSDSDATGRGRSTTAAAAARRSRSASRASSVGFFYCPVAGCERSLEGFGRRANLQRHVATMHPGRVGDALGGSGGGGSDRFDVESEDEMVGAVHVDGFMRPIRARKGWRAEDTGKRKRKRHYRGRKRDESDGGSEIGEAFRDRHGLAGNTLTNETGANAALKNSSFPLSLPSRRTHGHMKNSQILPPSGFVMVANTSDLKSTCGPGVYTDTNLEVDDTMGGASLFFDEPRNSRFALGLRQLGAKPHNNQLLFPRVAR encoded by the exons ATGACGGCACATGAGGAATCGTGGGACCTCGATACCGATGAGATTCGCTCCGTCGACTCTGAAGAGCTTTATGAGACCAGACCCAACCGCTGGATGGGCAACAAGGCGACATGGAACACCTACACGCAGGAGGAGCGGCTCCTCCATCGCTCCATGGAGCAACTCCGGAATCGCGACTTATCGGTGCACCTGTATAACGCATTCGCGCTCCGGAACCGTGCAGTACGCCCCAGCGCCGCGGGACAGCCCGAGGAAGCG GACACCGATAGACCGCTGGAAGAAATCGTCGACAGCGGCGAATGGCGTCCGCCGAATCTCTGGACGGCGTGGCCCATGAACTCGCGCATCGTGCCAGGCGACGACTTTCTAAAGGAAACTCacgacgaggacgacgaaTTCACCACGCGCTCCAGGAAGAAAAAGCTCCCCAGCACAGCGTTAGAAGAGGAATTGACGGCTACGATTTTACGCCAGGCGAAAGAGCGGTTTCTTCGCCGGCAGCGCAGGGCCCGAGAGCGAGAGGAAGCTGCGAGGACGCGGGACGAATCCGCTAACGAGAGGGCGGCGGCGTCTTCCACGTCTGCGCATTCATCCGCGGTCTCTGACGAAGACGACGAAGACGAACAAGGGAACACGTCTCCGCCATCAGGACAAGGCGCGCAAGCGGCGGGGATGTCCGACGTAGAGATTGAGAAGCCGAACCGCAGCAAGACGTACGAACCAGTCGTCTCCGCCAACGACGAGCTCTCTGCCGACCTCCTCCGCCCTTCGGTCCGTCATATCCTATCTACCTTGGACAACACCCTCACGGCTCTCCACAACGCCCGCCTCGCGGGCCTGAGCTACATGACCGACTCGTCCGCCTCCGCGACCGACGTGGAGGACGACAACGCCTCGGACGCAGCTAGCGTCTCGTCCGCGGCGTCACGAGCGAGCTCATCGGCGTCGAAGCGTAAGAAGAAGGGTCGGCCGCGGAGCAAGGCGCCCAGGACCCCGGAGCCCGAGTGGACGAGGGCGCTCGAGAGGAGAGGGCGACCGAAGAAGGTGGCGGTCCCGCTGCCGGGAGAGACGGAGAAGGAGATGAAGATTCGGATCGCGAGGGCGTCGAAGAAGAGGATCCCGTTCTCGTCGGACGAGGAGGACgcagctgctgctgccgagACGGAAGGGGAGGATGCCGTCGTGAAGAGGGATGAAGAGGGGTCGGGGGTGGAGACATCGAGGTCGAGGCCGCCGAGGAAGAGGCGTGATTTGCCGGCCGAGGCGCGGGCCGAGGCCAAGATCAAGGCGCGGGAGACGATGCTTGGGAATTGGGGGCTGCGGGACTGGAGCGATGTCGTTGGCGCGGCGTCGCTTTCTGGCTTCAAGCCTGATGTTGTCGCGAGGGCGGCGCAGCGGTGTGCTGATCTGTTCGGGCAGGGGATGGAGATGCGGACTCTGTCCGAGGGGCCCGCGACGAAAGGGCCGAAGCCGCAGACGACGCGGTACGTCCCCGGTGGAGGCGGCAGCAGCGACCGtcgtggcggtggtggtgctaCTGCCCCGTACGCGGGGGCGTCCAGCTCAGAAGACTCGGAGGAGGAGAGGCCCGTCGTGAGGGCACGGCGTTTCGGGGCGGCGTCTTCTCGACAGAATAGTCTGGCGCGCGACAGCATCCCACCCAGCGACTCTGACGCCACGGGACGAGGACGGAGCACGAcggcagcggcggcagcgaGACGATCGCGGAGCGCATCCCGCGCGTCGTCTGTGGGGTTCTTCTACTGTCCCGTAGCGGGCTGCGAGCGCTCGCTGGAAGGGTTCGGGCGGAGGGCGAATCTGCAGCGGCACGTGGCGACGATGCATCCGGGCCGGGTGGGAGATGCCTTAGGCGGCAGTGGCGGCGGGGGGAGCGACCGCTTCGACGTGGAGAGCGAGGACGAGATGGTGGGTGCTGTGCACGTTGACGGGTTCATGAGGCCTATTCGGGCGAGGAAGGGGTGGAGGGCCGAGGATACGGGGAAGAGGAAGCGGAAGAGGCATTATCGGGGGCGGAAGAGGGATGAGAGCGATGGTGGGAGTGAGATTGGGGAGGCC TTTCGAGACCGGCATGGCCTGGCAGGGAATACTCTCACAAATGAAACGGGAGCCAATGCCGCCTTGAAAAACTCGAgtttccctctctctctaccTTCACGGCGAACACACGGGCACATGAAAAATTCACAGATACTGCCACCCTCGGGCTTTGTGATGGTAGCAAACACATCTGATCTCAAGTCCACGTGTGGTCCGGGAGTCTATACAGATACCAACCTT GAGGTAGACGACACCATGGGAGGAGCATCACTCTTCTTCGATGAGCCTCGAAACAGTAGATTTGCCCTCGGTCTTCGTCAGTTGGGGGCGAAACCACAT AATAACCAACTCCTATTCCCAAGGGTTGCCCGCTAA